From the genome of Loxodonta africana isolate mLoxAfr1 chromosome 4, mLoxAfr1.hap2, whole genome shotgun sequence:
GTGGAACATTTGGGGGCTTGCTCCCTCTCCTGCAATAAACGAGAAATGAAGGATCAGCCTGAGGCTCCCCTTTCCAGaactttcttttgtcttttccagTCCCACCTCCCATAAGTTCCTagcctccctgccccctcctttCACCAAGCTTCACTCCGCCCTTTTCCTTGTTCCCTCTCATAGAATTCCTCCATCCAGGTCCTTAAATTTTCCTCAGTCTTTCTGTAAAGTGAAGAAGACTCACCAGGAGAAGAGTGTGAGCAGGTGGTCTCCATGCTTCGGTACAGGGTTGCCATAGCAACGGCTTTCCGCCGGTGGTTGCACAGCTTGGTCATGTCCTCCTCTGATGctggccccaccccagccccacccGGGGTCACCGGGGCCAAAGGGTCAAAGTTGAAAACCTATAAGGTAGAAGGCATGGACAGGGGCCCTGAGGGGAATCTGTAAGAAAGACTACCAGGGTCAATGATTTGCATCAAATTTCTAGGCTTATCCCTGTATTCTCTGGCACCCCTCAGCACTCTGACCTTGGGGACATTGAGTGGACACTCCAGACCACACTTGCAGGTCCCATCGCTGAGGAGGTAGCTCCGGGTTTGCTCCAAGGAAGACAGCTCTGTGCCACTTGGGCTGAGAAGATACAGTGTCAAGAGAATATACAGTTAGTTGACATTGAATCGGGAAACACCCCTACAGGACAGTTTGTAAGTCAAGTTAAAGACCTTTCTAGGAAAGGCAGAGAATAAGAAATGtgagaagagacagaaaaagggaGAACTGTTTCAAAGGGCCAGAGATACAGAGAGCAAAAACgctgaagaaggaagaagagagcaATACAGTAGCAGAGTTCTCGGCTGTGTCTGGGGTGATGGAACTTGAGGAGCTCTGAAGATCCATACCTGATGTAGAGCACAGCACCCTCTCGAACACAGCGCTGCCAGCCAATGGGGACAGATGTGGCCACAGggcctccagctctgtctgctcCACTGCTCTCATTGCCCCCATTCATTGTGTGTAATCAGCTCCCACGTGCCTGATAACACAGACATCCATGTGGGCACCAGGAGGACTGAGCTGGGTTGGGTACCTGAGGGAGTACTCCAAGAAGGCAAAGGTTGTCCAAGACCCAAGAGAACCCAGGGGAAGAGCTAGTGTGGCAAGAGGAAACCCTCAGAGAGCTGGGAGGGAGAATAAGAGAAAACCCTCTGTCATACCACCATGGCTACCTGAACATCTCTGCAAACATTGTGGGGTCCAGTATAAAGCCAGGGCCGCCTGCTTAGCCCACACCTGCAACACAAGAAGGGAGTGTCAGGAATCTGCCCAGTGCAGGAGAGCACCACAGTCCAGGGCTTTCTCAATGGAAGAAAGATCCTTAATAATGTGGGATAACTGCTTGTAAAGATCTCAAGGATCTGCTAGCTGAGTCCATAACCATCCTTTCCAAGCCTAGTCCCTAGGGGCCAGAGGACCAGACCCCCAACTCCCAGGAACTTAACAATTATGAAGAGCAAGGCCCCTTTGTCCCATCAGGGTCAAAAGACCTCCACCTAGAGTGTGGGCACATTCCCATAATGTCAGGTTACTAGGAAGTTTCCCAGAAACTCTGGCCCCTGCTGTTCCCTCCCCCAGGAAGATCATATAAAAAGTACAGATTGCCCTGCAGGCTACCGGGCAATTGCCTAACTGCCCCCTAGAGTGGTACCAGCAGAACTCCCCCCATGCCTGCTCTTTAGACGATCATTGATCTAGTTCATTTGGGTCTTCTCCCAGGATCCTGAGAAGCTTCTGATTTTCCCCAAAATCTAAGGCAAAGGGATTCAGAATCTCCCATCCCACTGGCTTCAAATTAGCTTCAAGAGGGGCTCTCCTCCGATATGTGGGGACGCCTCTTAAACGTGCAAGGATCTCCCCCAACCTCACCGTCACTCCCACACCACATTGGCGGCTTCCAAACTTTCCCTCTCATAACAAGGCGCCCTGTCACCCCTGCCTGCTTCCCTTAGCTTGGGGAGGAGGGGAAGGCGCACGAAGTAGGAAGGAACTTGGGGAGAGGACGGGCGGAGGGTGGGCGAAGCACTGAGGGGAGGGAGGTGAAGAAGGCAGAAGTCAGGCAGCGAGAGAGAAACGGCGGGGGCAGGTGAGGGCGGGGGAGTGAGGATGAGGCCGGGTAAAGGGGCCGAAAGGACGCGGAGGGGGCAGAGGGTAGGGACTGGAGGAGAGAgtagggggaggggcaggggggGCCGGGCCCCGCACTCACCGCGGCCCATGGTTCGGCCGGCCCCGCCCTGCGCAGTCGCGGCCCAGAGGGTGAGTGGGAGGGAGTGGGAGGAGGGTCGGTGGAGCCCGAGCCTCCGGTATGGCCCCAGCCGGTCCTAGCAGgaagcgccgccgccgccgccgcggatCACCGAGCGGCCTCCGGCGCATGCGCCATGGGGGCCAGGGGCAGCCCTGGGGATTCCGTTCCCAGAAGGCACCGCGCAAGCTGCTGcagccgccaccgccgccgctgccgccgccgccgccgccaccgccgccgccgccgctgcccgGACGGGAGAGGGGCGGGGCCGGGCCCCCGCCCAGTGGACAACGACGAGCCAACAGGAGGGGCGGCAGTGCGCATGCGGGAGCGCGCCTACCCCTCCCCCACAACCCCCCATTAATCCCCAAGAGAACAAACACCCCACGCGGCCCCCCCTCTCCGTGCTCCGCGGAAGGATCTGTGCCTCTTCCCAGGCCACCGGTGGGCCAATCCCCGCCCTCTCCGGGGAAGGGCCCCTCCAAAGCCACAGTCTACTGGGGAGCCAGGAATGCCAGGGCCGGGAGGGGCCCGCCCCAAAAGATGAAAGTCGCGACTTGTCCTGCCCCGCCCCAAAGGCTTCCCGGGTAGTGTGCTGGGACTTGACCCGCCTCCCCAGGTCAACATGTCACAACACGACCTCGGGTCTGTCAAGTCACATGACCTCTGCCTGTCACTGACAACCTGGTCTGTCTGGGCCAGGAGAGACCATCTGGTCTAGCCCATACACACCATGCCCACCCCCATTTACAGAAGGGGAAATGGACATCTGGAGAGATGGAGCAGCCTGGCCAAGAACCTGTCACTGCCAGACCACCACCTAAGCCTGCTATCCAATCACAGCCGGCCTTGTGATAGTTTCTAATTAGACAAACTCTGGCTGCGCCTATGAGGGTATGCCAGGATATGTAACAGGCCACCACATAGCCTCTGTTTTTTACTTAATGGTATAAGAAAAATACCTTGCATTTTACATGGTGCTTTTTACTTTTGTTCACACTGCCTCCAAGTTCATAGTTCtctcattttatcttcacaattcatttttaatttacAAACAAGAACAGTAATGCATAGAGAGATTAGGTGGCTGGTCTAAGATCCCTGGACAAGTGAGGAGCAGCTGAGGCTGGAATCTGGACTTCTGACATGCCAGCCCAGGGCAGTCATGCGCTCAAGTGCACTCACATGTCCCAAAGCTCTACTGTAGGTCACAACTCCAAACACCTTGGGGGCAGGAGCCTGTGTCCCGCTCCTAACAGCAGTGGAGGTCACAGGACTTGCTGTGTGGCTTTGTGAAAAGGGCGGGTCTTGGTCTTTGGTGAAGGGCACAAGAGAGTCTTGGGGGAAGATATGTGGGGAAACGGTTGAGAATCCGGTGCATTGGGCAAAGAACACGAATTCTGGCATGTTGAGGGTTCATCAGAAACTTCACAAAGATAAAGTCCAGGGTGCTCTCCTGAGAGAAGCTGAAGGTGACTACCAAAGAGATTCAAGTATCACCGCCCCTTTTTGGGGGAGTTAGGGGGCTAAAAGAGATCCCTTTAAGAAGAAAGTCCTAGGGAGTGGATGGAGAGTGTCAAAGGAGGGAGGTTCAAAAGGCCTAATGTGCCTATTAGCTAGGAGAGGGCGAACGAAAATGCAGATCCCTTATGGAGGAAATAAAACGGGGGCTAAGGCTCGGCGGAACCACAGCTTGTGAGGGAGACGAGCTGCAGTGAGGCTTCGCACACGCAGAACGGTCTATAGGCAGCCGACAAGCAGCCACGGTTCAGAGCCGTTGGGGCCGTTGGGAGCCGGGAGCTGGCGCCCcgccctctcttctcccctttccaccccctccccctcgcGCACCTCCCACCACCCTCGTTGTCCCCTGCGCGTGCGCGCACAGACCCCGTTTGCCAAACATTGCATCATCCCcgcccccttccctcccctcccccctccagcACTCCTCTCCGCGCGCGCGCATGATTCACCCACCTCCTCGGCGAAGCCTCGTGACCGGATGCCACTTCCGGGTCCAACACTACGTTGACCCCAAGCGGGAGGGAGCGAAGGGGGAGGTTCCGTGGGGGTCTCCTGAGTGGCGGATGTAGAGGATGAGGCGGGGCCAATGCCGGCGTGCCGTTTTCTGATTGGTAGGCTTTTGGGTCCCGCCCCTGAGAGGAGGGCAAGGCCATGTTAAAAGATCTCTGCTCGGCTCTCGGCCGAGGTCAGAGGCTTGAGTCTAAGGCTTAAAGAAGATCATGTTGAAGATGAGCGGGTGGCAGCGACAGAGCCAAAGTCAGAGCCGGAATCTGAGAAGAAAGGTCAGTACTGCCTCCCCACCTACCCTTTACCCTCCCGTCCTCGAAGGTTATCCTGTCAAAGTGGGGGCATCAGCTTTTTAGGATGTGGCCCCACTTCCTCCATAATGTAGTGACCTCGGTGGGAGGAATGGGGAAAATCCCTTTTTCATTCTGTAGGGTACTTACAGACCCCTCTTCCTCCGAACGACGTCACCCCACTCCGGTCCGGATCACAGGCCGTGTTCTGTGCTGTTGGGTGAAGGGACGCTGGCTGCCATCAGGAAACTCATTATCTCAGATTGCTGACCCCAGGCCTCCTAGTTAGGCCTTCCAGTGGGAGCTGGGGCAGCTGTACACACCCCGGCGCCGAGAAGCTTGGGTAACCTCTGCTCTTGCCACCACCGCTGCTTGGCCACCAGCGGCCTTACCCCACCCTCAGTCCCGTCCCAGCCACATCTTGGGACCAGCTTGGCTACTTCGGTGTCTGGTACTCCTAGATCCTCCAGCTTAAGGAGAACCTTAAGGAAATTGACAGAAGCCTCTGGCAGAAGGGGTAGGGATAGACAGGGAGAGGAGAtgggttttcctttttctccagaGGACCCTGGGCTTCCTGCAGAAGAGAGCAGCCTAGATCTCTTTAAGTGTGGGAAGCAATTTGAGGCCTCCCCAGTGTATTGTTCTTCCCCTGGGATTGGCCCctgcccgcccccacccccctcccAACCATTCTCCTTGTAACCATTGCATCAGGCCAGCCCCCTGTTTGGCTCTCCGGTCCTCTAGCCTAAGGCACCACTGCTGATGAAAGCCATATCCCACACACTGGAAGGCAAAGGAGGGTTCCCCAGGGAGAACAGCCCTGCAGAGAAACACTCAGGGTGATATTGCATCTCCAGTCCTCAGGGATAGGCAGCTAACGCTCTTACTCTGGGCTTAGTCTTCCATTCCCTGTAAGAgagatggagtccctgagtggtataaacggttaacatgctcctctgctaaccgaaaggttggaggttccagttcacccagaggtagcatggaagaaaggcctggtgatctgaaaaaACCACCATTGAAAGCCCAACCCcaaagggtcaccatgaatcagaaaccactcgatggcaactggtttcttaTTATAGAGATTGGAGGGAATTTATCCATTATTTCTTAACACTAAACAAGtacatactatgtgccaggcacagtttgGGGCCCAGGGCacatcactgaaaaaaaaaatctgtgctcTCAGAGTGGGAGGCACAGTTAACAAAAGTGCCATGGAAAAActagagggaaaaaaatagagaatgctCAGGGTGGGCGTTACAGTTTTGTATAGAATGGTCAGGGATTACCTTACTAACGTGAAAGACCTAAAGGAGGTAAAGCAGGCAGCTATGCAGATATCTGGAAGGGCTTCCCAGAGGGAACATCAAGGGTGGAGGCCCTAAAGTGGGAACATACCTGGTGTCTTTAGGGGACAAAAGAAGGCCAGTTGGATGGATTAGAGTGAGCAAAAGGGAGAGTAGTAGATGAGGTGAGAAATTAGGGCCAGAGGAGGAACAGATTACATAGGGCATTGTAAACCATTTTAAAGACTTTAGCCTTTAGTATGCATGAAATAGGAAGTCATTGGTGAGTTTGATAGGcctggtttaagttttaaaaggCTCACTCTGGCAGCTGTATTGTTGAATAGTCTTGGGAAGAGGTGGCAAGAGCAGAAACTGGGAAACCTGCAGTAATCCAGGGGAGAGGTGATGGTAATTTGATCTAGACTGGAAACAATGGAAATGATAGGTGTTCAGATTCCGGATTTTTTTTGAAGGTTAAGAGATTTTGCTGATGGTTTGGATTGGATTGAGGGGGTTGAGAAGAGTCAAGGATGATACCAAAGTTTTTGGCTTAAGCAACTGGGACTGTCATTTACTGAGATGAGGAAGATAACCAGGAGTTTGCTTCAAATATATTAAGTTTGCTGTGCTTGTTAGACATCTGAAAGGAGATGGCAGGTAGGCAGATAGCTAAAGTTAGAGGTTTCAGGAGAGGTCTAGACTGGAAGTGTACATTTGGAGGATGTCAGTGTGGAAATGGAACTATGAAAATGCCACTTGACCTGTGGTCCAGTCCTTACCCTGGCAAGTTTTAGGTCTCCTTGAATTTAGAGAAAGCTTAATTGGCCAGGGCTTTGCCATTATGTAATCAGGACTACAAATGTCagcaactaaaaataaaaagaaagttgGGCTCTCCTTTGTCCTTGGAAATGGCTGCAGGGACCGTTAACTATCCAGAACTGCTCCCACATCCTACAAGACAGGAGGTAAGGAAGGACAAATAGGAGGCAGGAGATGAAACTAAAGCAACAGGTCCTTCTCCTTCTAAAAATGACCAACATTTATTCTTGTTCCCCCACAGTGTTCCAGAAGGAAGTGTATCTTCATACACCACCACACTTGAAAGCAGGTAAACTTAACCAACTCTTTCCCAAGACCAAGCCGTAAGAGATGCTGCTTAGTCTTCCTTTGCTGAGACCCTAAGAAGTTACACAAAGAGAAGATGGGGAGAAAGGGTTTTAGTTTGAGCAACCTTTTGCTGTTGGGCCATGTTCATCCTGGCCTGCTCCTCACAAAGTGACAAAATCACTGCTCTTGGACCTGTCCTCGTTGAATGCTGGCCGAGTGAGCAGTCACACCCAACAAAGAAACACCTTAGTCCCCATCAAGATTAGACTGGCCCAAAGGACTATCTGCCTAAGATGACCACACAGAAGAAAGGAGCACAGATGGCCCTGGTAAATGCCCCTAGAAACCACCAATGGGGTTTCACAGGGAAGCTGAGAATTTCTACTAGGATTCCATAAGAACATATATCCAGGCACTTTGTTTCTTCCAGTGCTGGGCAAAAGCAAGGAGGGAATATTAGTATAGTCCAGGGCTTGGCAAATTTtcaagggccagatagtaaatattttagagagCCATAAAGTCTCTGTCACAACTGTTCATCTCTGCATTTATAGCACAAGAGCAACCATAAACAATGTGTAAATGAatgtagctgtgttccaataaaactttatttacaaaacagacAGGCAGCCATAGTTTGCTAATCTCTAGTATAGACTGTTTTGACTGCTTTGTGGAGATTGTTTTTCCTACCTCCACTCTCCTAAATATGTACTTTTCCAGGGCGTGATCCAACTGCAGAGATGGAAGCTGAGTCATTGCCTTTCTCCTTTGGGACACTGTCCAGCTGGGAGCTGGAAGCCTGGTATGAGGACCTGCAGGAGGTCCTGTCCTCAGATGAAAATGGGGGGAACTATGTCTCACCCCCTAGAAACGAGGAGGTAAGAATGCTAAGCCTAAAGCTAGGGAGGaatgttgcccttcccttctcaGCTAACGTCTACTGTACCTCTCATTTCCTTGAAGGAAGAATCAAAAACTTTCACTACTCTTGACCCTGCTTCTCTGGCTTGGCTGACTGAGGAACCAGGACCAGCAGAGGTTACAAGCACCTCCCAGAGCCCTCAGTCTCCAGATTCCAGTCAGAGCTCCCTGGCtcaggaagaagaagaggaagaccaaagacgacCCAGGAAACGGAAACAGAGCGGCCAGTCCCCAGCTCGGGCTGGGAAGCAAC
Proteins encoded in this window:
- the LOC135227202 gene encoding uncharacterized LOC128125814 homolog, translated to MLKMSGWQRQSQSQSRNLRRKCSRRKCIFIHHHT
- the DDIT3 gene encoding DNA damage-inducible transcript 3 protein, producing the protein MKLKQQVLLLLKMTNIYSCSPTVFQKEVYLHTPPHLKAGRDPTAEMEAESLPFSFGTLSSWELEAWYEDLQEVLSSDENGGNYVSPPRNEEEESKTFTTLDPASLAWLTEEPGPAEVTSTSQSPQSPDSSQSSLAQEEEEEDQRRPRKRKQSGQSPARAGKQRVKEKEQENERKVAQLAEENERLKQEIERLTREVEATRRALIDRMVNLHKA